One Microtus pennsylvanicus isolate mMicPen1 chromosome 3, mMicPen1.hap1, whole genome shotgun sequence DNA window includes the following coding sequences:
- the Pate4 gene encoding prostate and testis expressed protein 4: MSPATKVSTVLIVTLSFLCLAEGLICNVCDDAEQSICKRGRGRCFAYPDQLCATESEYLGK; encoded by the exons ATGAGTCCTGCGACCAAAGTCAGCACAGTGCTCATCGTGACcctgtcttttctctgtttgGCAGAGG GTCTGATCTGTAATGTCTGTGACGATGCAGAACAATCAATATGTAAAAGGGGCCGAGGCAGATGCTTTGCATACCCTGATCAGTTATGTGCTACCGAATCAGAATATTTGGGTAAGTGA